Proteins from a genomic interval of Stenotrophomonas sp. 24(2023):
- the blaL2 gene encoding L2 family extended-spectrum class A beta-lactamase, whose protein sequence is MLARRRFLQFSGATLASALAAPLLARAATPAATATDAAVRAAIGQAADFAALEKASGGRLGVSVLDTGSGRRIAGHRQDERFPMCSTFKSMLVAHVLSLADAGRLSLDTRLPITDKDLLSWAPVARRHVGKDLSVRDLCQGTMITSDNTAANLLLRLSGGPSALTAFLRAQGDSVTRNDRYEPEMNQFAAGDPRDTTSPAAMAASLARFALGDGLSKAARLQYADWLIDNQTGDTCLRAGLGKRWRVGDKTGSNGEDTRNDIAVLWPRAGGTPWVITAYLQGAKVDDAQRDAVIARVGVLADALIG, encoded by the coding sequence ATGCTTGCCCGTCGTCGATTCCTGCAGTTCAGTGGTGCCACGCTGGCCTCGGCCCTGGCCGCGCCGCTGCTTGCCCGTGCCGCCACTCCGGCCGCCACGGCCACCGATGCGGCCGTGCGCGCGGCGATCGGCCAGGCCGCCGATTTCGCTGCGCTGGAAAAGGCCAGCGGCGGCCGGCTGGGCGTGAGCGTGCTGGATACCGGCAGCGGCCGCCGCATCGCCGGGCATCGGCAGGACGAGCGCTTCCCGATGTGCAGCACCTTCAAGTCGATGCTGGTCGCCCATGTGCTCAGCCTGGCCGATGCCGGGCGCCTGTCGCTGGATACGCGCCTGCCGATCACCGACAAGGACCTGCTGTCATGGGCACCGGTGGCGCGCCGTCATGTCGGCAAGGACCTGAGCGTGCGCGACCTGTGCCAGGGCACGATGATCACCAGCGACAACACCGCCGCCAACCTGCTGCTGCGGCTCAGTGGCGGCCCGTCGGCACTGACGGCGTTCCTGCGCGCGCAGGGTGACAGCGTGACCCGCAACGATCGCTACGAGCCTGAAATGAACCAGTTCGCTGCAGGCGATCCGCGCGACACCACCAGCCCGGCGGCGATGGCCGCCAGCCTGGCACGGTTCGCGCTTGGCGATGGCCTGTCCAAGGCCGCGCGCCTGCAGTACGCCGACTGGCTGATCGACAACCAGACCGGCGACACCTGCCTGCGTGCCGGGCTGGGCAAGCGCTGGCGGGTGGGCGACAAGACCGGCAGCAATGGCGAGGACACCCGCAATGACATCGCCGTGCTGTGGCCGCGTGCCGGTGGCACCCCGTGGGTCATCACGGCCTACCTGCAGGGCGCGAAGGTGGACGACGCCCAGCGCGATGCGGTGATCGCACGGGTCGGCGTCCTGGCCGACGCCCTGATCGGCTGA
- a CDS encoding ABC-F family ATP-binding cassette domain-containing protein, with amino-acid sequence MISLRNFALRRGERLLLSNVDLTLHAGYRVGVVGRNGAGKSSLFAAVKGELEADKGDVDLPGKVRIASVAQETPSLPDPALSFVLGGDTEVAAVLAEEAAATAREDWEAVANAHTRMAEMGAYDAEARAGKLLHGLGFPAETHARAVSSFSGGWRVRLNLARALMMPSDLLLLDEPTNHLDLDAVYWLEQWLLKYPGTLLLISHDREFLDNVATHTLHLHGGGAKLYTGGYTDFERQRAEQLRQQQIAHDKEQAERAHLQSFIDRFKAKASKAAQAQSRMKRLEKLAGTEAVRAEREFRIELSPPAKLPFSLIRLNHVEAGYGSDSVILHNVGFGLEAGQRIGLLGPNGAGKTTLVKTLVGELKPIAGERMAHPDLRIGYFAQHTVESLHEGQSPMDHFREIDKDATNQSFRDFLGKWNFPGDRAFEPVDGFSGGERARLALALIAWQQPNVLLLDEPTNHLDLEMREALAEALSDFDGAIVMVSHDRHLIGLVCDTFWRVADGVVEPFDGDLDAYAAWLRTRPQAQGTKARMEQAVEPVQVKTAPVAQVVQKKPVNPHKLAAAEAKVAELEAKVADLDRQLAEPANYADATRMAVLGRDRETTAAQLEKAEAAWMELMES; translated from the coding sequence GCCTTGCGCCGCGGCGAGCGGCTGCTGTTGTCCAACGTCGACCTGACCCTGCATGCCGGCTACCGGGTGGGTGTGGTCGGCCGCAACGGGGCGGGCAAGTCCAGCCTGTTCGCTGCGGTGAAGGGCGAACTGGAGGCCGACAAGGGCGATGTGGACCTGCCCGGCAAGGTGCGCATCGCCAGCGTCGCGCAGGAAACCCCCTCGCTGCCGGACCCGGCCCTGAGCTTCGTGCTGGGCGGTGATACCGAGGTGGCCGCCGTGCTGGCCGAAGAAGCCGCCGCCACTGCCCGGGAAGACTGGGAGGCCGTGGCCAACGCGCACACCCGGATGGCCGAGATGGGCGCCTACGACGCCGAGGCCCGTGCCGGCAAGCTGCTGCACGGCCTGGGCTTCCCGGCCGAGACCCATGCGCGCGCGGTGTCCTCGTTCTCCGGCGGCTGGCGCGTGCGCCTGAACCTGGCGCGCGCGCTGATGATGCCCAGCGACCTGCTGCTGCTGGACGAACCGACCAACCACCTCGACCTGGACGCGGTGTACTGGCTGGAACAGTGGCTGCTGAAGTACCCGGGCACGCTGCTGCTGATCTCGCATGACCGCGAGTTCCTGGACAACGTGGCCACCCACACCCTGCACCTGCACGGTGGCGGGGCCAAGCTGTACACCGGCGGCTATACCGATTTCGAGCGCCAGCGCGCCGAGCAGCTGCGCCAGCAGCAGATCGCCCATGACAAGGAGCAGGCCGAGCGCGCCCACCTGCAGAGCTTCATCGACCGCTTCAAGGCCAAGGCCTCCAAGGCCGCGCAGGCGCAGAGCCGCATGAAGCGCCTGGAAAAGCTGGCCGGCACCGAAGCGGTGCGCGCCGAGCGCGAGTTCCGCATCGAGCTGTCACCGCCGGCCAAGCTGCCGTTCTCGCTGATCCGCCTGAACCACGTCGAGGCCGGTTATGGCAGCGATTCGGTCATCCTGCACAACGTGGGCTTCGGCCTGGAGGCGGGCCAGCGCATCGGCCTGCTGGGCCCCAACGGCGCCGGCAAGACCACCCTGGTCAAGACCCTGGTCGGCGAACTGAAGCCGATCGCCGGTGAGCGCATGGCCCACCCGGACCTGCGCATCGGCTACTTCGCCCAGCACACGGTGGAGTCGCTGCACGAAGGCCAGTCGCCGATGGATCACTTCCGCGAGATCGACAAGGACGCGACCAACCAGTCGTTCCGCGATTTCCTCGGCAAGTGGAATTTCCCGGGCGACCGCGCTTTCGAACCGGTCGATGGCTTCTCCGGTGGCGAGCGTGCGCGCCTGGCGCTGGCGCTGATCGCCTGGCAGCAGCCCAACGTGCTGCTGCTGGACGAACCGACCAACCACCTGGACCTGGAAATGCGTGAAGCGCTGGCCGAAGCGCTGAGCGATTTCGATGGCGCCATCGTGATGGTCTCGCATGACCGCCACCTGATCGGCCTGGTCTGCGATACCTTCTGGCGCGTGGCCGATGGCGTGGTCGAGCCGTTCGACGGCGACCTCGATGCGTATGCGGCCTGGCTGCGCACGCGCCCGCAGGCGCAGGGCACCAAGGCGCGCATGGAGCAGGCGGTCGAGCCGGTGCAGGTCAAGACCGCGCCGGTCGCGCAGGTCGTGCAGAAGAAGCCGGTGAACCCGCACAAGCTGGCAGCCGCCGAAGCCAAGGTGGCCGAACTGGAAGCGAAGGTGGCCGACCTGGACCGCCAGCTGGCCGAACCGGCCAACTACGCCGATGCCACCCGCATGGCCGTGCTGGGCCGCGACCGCGAAACCACCGCGGCGCAGCTGGAAAAGGCCGAAGCGGCGTGGATGGAGCTGATGGAATCCTGA
- a CDS encoding LysR family transcriptional regulator, translated as MLRPALPLNALRAFEAAARHQNFTRAALELCVSQAALSHQIRGLEDRLGVRLFHRLPRGVALTDEGAALYPVLHESFDRIAASVARYTGGGVREVLTVGVVGTFATGWLLPRLPAFEAAHPDIELRMQTHNNRIDLAGEGLDLAIRFGEGDWQGQVCTPVLDAPFTPLCAPALARRLRAPRDLGAVPLLRSYRSDEWPRWLQAAGSDDIEARGPVFDSSLTLAAAAAGGSGVALLPLCMFEQELAEGRLLQPFAVTLDLGRYWLTRLRSRAEGEPARRFRAWLQAQGG; from the coding sequence ATGCTCCGCCCTGCCCTGCCCCTGAACGCGCTGCGTGCCTTCGAAGCCGCCGCCCGCCACCAGAACTTCACCCGTGCCGCCCTTGAGCTGTGCGTGAGCCAGGCCGCGCTGAGCCACCAGATCCGTGGCCTGGAGGACCGGCTGGGGGTGCGCCTGTTCCATCGCCTGCCACGCGGCGTGGCGCTGACCGATGAAGGGGCGGCGCTGTACCCGGTGCTGCATGAATCGTTCGACCGCATCGCCGCCAGCGTGGCGCGCTATACCGGCGGCGGCGTGCGCGAAGTGCTGACCGTCGGCGTGGTCGGCACCTTCGCCACTGGCTGGCTGCTGCCGCGCCTGCCGGCGTTCGAGGCGGCGCACCCGGATATCGAACTGCGCATGCAGACGCACAACAACCGCATCGATCTGGCCGGCGAAGGCCTGGACCTGGCGATCCGTTTCGGTGAGGGCGATTGGCAGGGCCAGGTGTGCACGCCGGTGCTGGATGCACCGTTCACACCGCTGTGCGCACCGGCACTGGCGCGCCGGCTGCGCGCGCCGCGCGACCTGGGCGCGGTACCGCTGCTGCGCTCGTACCGCAGCGATGAATGGCCGCGCTGGCTGCAGGCGGCGGGCAGCGATGACATCGAGGCACGCGGTCCGGTGTTCGACTCTTCGCTGACCCTGGCTGCAGCGGCGGCCGGCGGCAGCGGCGTGGCCCTGCTGCCGCTGTGCATGTTCGAGCAGGAACTGGCAGAGGGCCGGCTGCTGCAGCCCTTCGCCGTCACCCTGGACCTGGGCCGCTACTGGCTCACGCGACTGCGCTCGCGCGCCGAAGGCGAACCGGCCAGGCGCTTCCGCGCGTGGCTGCAGGCCCAGGGCGGGTAA
- the ggpS gene encoding glucosylglycerol-phosphate synthase — protein sequence MVLATDLDGTFLAGTAPQRHRLYRLIDQHPGICLVFITGRGLEAVMPLLADPAIPRPDYIVCDVGATVVDGRTLQPLQPLQSMIDAHWPGEQVVAEAMRGFTALQRQDVPQERRCSYFCDPATLAPLREGIERTARALGCDVLYSADRYLDILPPDTDKGRTLAALARLLDLPRERILVAGDTLNDLSMYVAGFRGVCVGDSEPALVEATRRLARTWHASAPGCGGILQAIAHFGLLAADDPLLLQVPATPAEGADLVMVYHRLPFDEAIEDGRLVQRPPRSPNGIIPSLLSFFESGQRGSWVAWGIDDPKHRPFQRHVEVDRERYPTLRATRVPLSRQDVDIFYKRFSKEAFWPMLHVFWERARFREDDWQVFLKVNRRFAEAVAEEAAHGATVWIHDYNLWMVPAALRELRPDLKIAFFHHTYFPSADVFNVVPWRREIIGSLLCCDYIGFHIPRQVENFVDVVRGAMPAERLAWESCAPRFLTYGCAVGLDTMTTRLRIGERDVALGAHPVGTDLRRIRSTLARSDVRNDLFKLRREIGTRRLVLSVERLDYTKGTLAKLEAFERVLETHPAHCGKVTLLMVCVPAAREMTVYRTLQTQIEQAVGRINGRFSRLDWTPVRFFAQALPFEQVVAHYAAAQVMWITPLRDGLNLVAKEFVATQGIEGTPGVLVLSEFAGAAAELKGAVLTNPHDPADLAAGLLQALSMPEEEASARLRQLQGIVEYYDVDRWGRDFLAAVEEATAQDAGGR from the coding sequence CTGGTCCTGGCCACCGACCTGGATGGCACCTTCCTCGCCGGTACCGCGCCACAGCGCCATCGCCTGTACCGGCTGATCGACCAGCATCCCGGCATCTGTCTGGTCTTCATCACCGGCCGCGGCCTGGAAGCGGTCATGCCGCTGCTGGCCGACCCGGCCATTCCCCGCCCGGACTACATCGTCTGCGACGTCGGCGCCACCGTGGTCGATGGCCGCACCCTGCAGCCGCTGCAACCCCTGCAGTCGATGATCGATGCCCACTGGCCCGGCGAGCAGGTGGTGGCCGAGGCGATGCGTGGCTTCACCGCGCTGCAGCGCCAGGACGTGCCGCAGGAGCGCCGCTGTTCCTATTTCTGCGACCCGGCCACGCTGGCGCCGCTGCGTGAGGGCATCGAGCGCACCGCGCGCGCGCTGGGCTGCGATGTGCTGTATTCGGCCGACCGCTACCTGGACATCCTGCCGCCGGATACCGACAAGGGCCGCACGCTGGCGGCACTGGCACGCCTGCTGGACCTGCCGCGCGAACGCATCCTGGTGGCCGGTGACACCCTCAACGACCTGTCGATGTACGTGGCCGGCTTCCGTGGTGTCTGCGTGGGCGATTCCGAGCCGGCGCTGGTGGAGGCCACGCGCCGCCTGGCACGTACCTGGCACGCCAGCGCCCCCGGTTGCGGCGGCATCCTGCAGGCGATCGCGCACTTCGGCCTGCTGGCGGCCGACGATCCCCTGCTGCTGCAGGTGCCTGCGACACCGGCCGAAGGCGCCGACCTGGTGATGGTCTATCACCGCCTGCCCTTCGATGAAGCCATCGAGGATGGCCGGCTGGTGCAACGCCCGCCGCGCTCACCGAACGGCATCATTCCCTCGCTGCTGAGCTTCTTTGAAAGCGGGCAGCGCGGCAGCTGGGTGGCCTGGGGCATCGACGATCCCAAACACCGGCCGTTCCAGCGCCACGTGGAGGTCGATCGCGAACGCTACCCCACCCTGCGCGCCACCCGCGTACCGCTCAGCCGGCAGGACGTGGACATCTTCTACAAGCGTTTTTCCAAGGAAGCGTTCTGGCCGATGCTGCACGTGTTCTGGGAACGTGCGCGCTTCCGCGAGGACGACTGGCAGGTGTTCCTGAAGGTCAACCGCCGCTTCGCCGAGGCCGTGGCCGAGGAAGCCGCACACGGTGCCACCGTGTGGATCCACGACTACAACCTGTGGATGGTGCCGGCCGCACTGCGCGAACTGCGCCCGGACCTGAAGATCGCCTTCTTCCACCACACCTACTTCCCCTCGGCCGATGTGTTCAACGTGGTGCCATGGCGGCGCGAGATCATCGGCAGCCTGCTGTGCTGCGATTACATCGGCTTCCACATTCCCCGCCAGGTGGAAAACTTCGTGGACGTGGTGCGCGGGGCGATGCCCGCCGAGCGGCTGGCCTGGGAAAGCTGCGCGCCGCGCTTCCTGACCTATGGCTGCGCGGTGGGCCTGGACACCATGACCACCCGCCTGCGCATCGGCGAGCGCGACGTGGCACTGGGCGCGCACCCGGTCGGCACCGATCTGCGCCGCATCCGCAGCACGCTGGCGCGCAGCGATGTGCGCAACGACCTGTTCAAGCTGCGCCGCGAGATCGGCACGCGGCGGCTGGTGCTGTCGGTGGAACGGCTGGACTACACCAAGGGCACGCTGGCCAAGCTGGAAGCGTTCGAGCGCGTGCTGGAGACGCACCCGGCGCACTGCGGCAAGGTCACCCTGCTGATGGTGTGCGTGCCGGCCGCGCGCGAGATGACCGTCTACCGCACCCTGCAGACGCAGATCGAACAGGCGGTGGGGCGCATCAACGGGCGCTTCTCGCGGCTGGACTGGACACCGGTGCGCTTCTTCGCCCAGGCGCTGCCGTTCGAACAGGTGGTGGCCCACTACGCCGCCGCGCAGGTGATGTGGATCACCCCGCTGCGTGATGGCCTGAACCTGGTGGCCAAGGAGTTCGTGGCCACCCAGGGCATCGAGGGCACGCCCGGCGTGCTGGTGCTGAGTGAGTTCGCCGGCGCGGCCGCCGAACTGAAGGGGGCGGTGCTGACCAACCCGCATGATCCGGCCGATCTGGCCGCTGGTCTGCTGCAGGCCCTGTCGATGCCGGAAGAAGAAGCCAGCGCGCGCCTGCGCCAGCTGCAGGGCATCGTGGAGTATTACGACGTGGACCGCTGGGGGCGGGATTTCCTCGCCGCGGTGGAGGAGGCCACCGCGCAGGATGCGGGAGGCCGGTAG